In Hirundo rustica isolate bHirRus1 chromosome 2, bHirRus1.pri.v3, whole genome shotgun sequence, one genomic interval encodes:
- the AAMDC gene encoding mth938 domain-containing protein, whose translation MSSPEIASLSWGQMKVKGCSTTYKDCKVWPGGSRTWDWRETGTNHSPGVQPADLEEVVKKGVKTVVIGRGMSEALQVPASTVDYLKKNGVDVLVLQTEKAVAEYNALAAQGVRVGGVFHSTC comes from the exons ATGTCTTCCCCTGAAATTGCTTCCCTTTCTTGGGGTCAGATGAAGGTGAAAGGCTGCTCTACAACATATAAGGACTGTAAAGTATGGCCGGGAGGAAGCCGGACGTGGGATTGGCGAGAAACCGGGACTAAT CATTCTCCAGGAGTGCAGCCAGCTGACCTTGAAGAAGTCGTCAAGAAGGGTGTTAAAACTGTGGTGATTGGTCGTGGCATGAGCGAGGCTTTGCAG GTTCCAGCATCCACTGTGGACTATCTGAAGAAGAACGGGGTTGACGTGCTGGTGCTGCAAACGGAGAAGGCTGTGGCGGAGTACAATGCCCTGGCTGCTCAGGGTGTCAGAGTGGGCGGGGTCTTCCATTCCACCTGCTGA